The following coding sequences lie in one Helicoverpa zea isolate HzStark_Cry1AcR chromosome 14, ilHelZeax1.1, whole genome shotgun sequence genomic window:
- the LOC124636625 gene encoding fatty acid synthase-like, with product MAPSPQESSEVQRGEPVPRGLNGEELVISGMSGLFPKSDSVLEFKENLYNNVDMVTSKDIRWDIDHPEIPRFQFYSRRSNEYIRNTLTNFTYILPGINPVELRGKKIGVFIGAAFSESEKLVVYESIQRNGFGITGCNKAMYANRISYWLDSKGPSYALDVACSSSMACLEHAYKSITSGVCEAAIVGGCNLCMHPNVALNMRRYGFLCLDGKTKCFDNHGDGYVRSDAISVLFLQKAKDAKRIYAEVYHAKSNYSTTMAEQFLTTRKPEEIQQFLEDFYKDTGVSPRDVEYIEASATGVANADAAELEAIGKVFAKDKIIQVGSVKSNMGHSEPASGACSLTKVCLAYQSGQIPANLHYKDPQDKIPSVREGRLQVVTENMPFGRGFTALNSLSYSGTNIHVLMKGHYKPKDLERYRSSIPHIILTSGRQDDCVKTMIDQLTKLPVDPEQIGLLHDIHEKAVAGHTCRGYTILETNDKNETVCIAKEVEYVDGTVQPVWFVYSGMGSQWATMGAELMRIPIFAAAIEKCRRALEPKGIDIVDILTNPDKSIYDNILHSFVGIAAVQIGLTDILRELGIVPDNIIGHSVGELGCAYADGCFTAEEMILSAYSRGLVSLQTAFIRGSMAAVGLGYKAVKALCPPEIEVACHNSSDSSTISGPAEIMKTFVADLTSRGIFAKEVPCSNIAYHSRYIKDAGPGLLKYLREVIKNPKKRSSKWVSTSVPQNQWNEPAAQYSSAEYHTNNLLNSVLFEEASKLISENAIMIEIAPHGLLQAILKRSLDKCNHVPLTRRGNPNPVKFLLEAVGKLYFLGLTPKVKSLYPRVEYPVATETPLLSHLVKWEHSEKWPLARYNAKNRITAASRDFVLSIYDDDYKFFKYYKRDGAYVFPEAALLTVVWETFAMYKGVDYRTMSIEFTDVHFNEEVEIKADEPLKLGVMIYKGKQYFEITHNLSTVATGYINELDLKNVKARELEKITDDKSPLLNTEDIYQTLCMRGYLYEDMFQTIHSIASNLSTANIKYTEEWILLIDSLIQFNVLQRDHNGISKLNRINKLTINLDNHWKANNKNVHSDKYLVAEYYDVYKRTRCGGIEIEGAAYVDKPVVDTDPDIIQTKCFVPHILQGKIDLKSALHVNMQIVAENTVQNEIRMSQLFSMDYPEISDVLKEVTDEIPDKEFILTGSNKDKEEAPAVFVVDNLLEDDHKMETMSRLVPKSAFILSVENASARIYPKYKLFNVIATMSTKTYTLVLVNTVNTGDSENITYIPISTDDKFTWVSRVRSDIEKTRKVVLVSDRQPYSGTLSMVKNLREDYGDKIGLILVDDDDVTNSNTDSDIFKHQMQKNLAINVLKKGLWGGYYSIPASKNANLSNISLVSTVPGDLDSLKWVEVPEKVVSNTTVHVSYVGISNEDAENAIGTSLDVTKGFGKEFSGININGERVMGVVPEGAMGSVVQADPSLLWPVPEHWTLEDAATVPLAYLNAYYCTNLILNVKSTVREVSVFINRATEPFGQAMISLILHLGYPIYASVENAKKKEMLLKMFPQLIEKNINCDPTDSHGTVIRNSKSQCSIVINCASGEVRDSAMKCVAIEGYVFDLSEDDMKNNVDFGLSYLLDARHYKSLRPASLFKPEYADEKKKLQYQIAEGITKGIVRPLHRVVYSPKDVSRAFRLQSLKLFSGNVLINMTDVQVSDEVLNVTPRFKYSAEGTYIVVCGDTKFGIEVADRLVKRGVRKLLLHVNPNSLTGYLHIKLTSWKNLNVSVKISSENLTSDKECINLIKRGTKMAPVFGIFVVQNYSTETKELTLEPENMLQKFNNDVQVVASLDVSSRKLCNNLKHFVVLNNSSTSASDAYAVEAMEKICEARNDARLPALAFRSHAVTEFDNNVNNETKTRPQKLSTVMNGLETSLKLNYTNVVTFDLKKQNNYDFLEKVAKIIGVQHIDDIDENLTLERLNVNDIGLQEIKQLLHKVYDMIISTEKLSQLDIASLKNFTIVKRHNTKFDAGLGAFYTYTDEDECKATEPMVLMPTKLSNGSEEEQELDPNETYLILVPGFEGHHQIFSRVSERLKVQAMAFQLGPDMADDNIQKMAGNILKFMKKRFKLKSNFYLLGYSFGVNVALELAALLEKEGRVGTVYCLDSSPDALREQLDAYIGHSTDTELQNSIAEHMYRLMTGTDSEELKKDLEETETWAEKIKACVRRLRGLASYSNQYKTSILQAAYRRIIEARQDEPNLKLQSELILIKGIPHPKAKPLPEDYNLSKYTTKPVKVFQIESDHASAPYDCRVSNIVNKFLAPDLLSEFEKEVLCDTYLVESFKMM from the exons ATATGGATTCCTCTGCTTGGACGGCAAGACGAAGTGCTTCGATAATCACGGAGATGGCTACGTTAGATCCGATGCCATCAGCGTCTTATTCTTACAGAAAGCTAAGGACGCTAAGAG GATTTACGCTGAAGTGTACCATGCTAAATCCAACTACAGCACTACTATGGCAGAACAATTCTTAACAACTCGGAAGCCGGAGGAAATTCAACAGTTTCTTGAAGATTTCTACAAGGATACTGGCGTTTCACCCCGTGATGTAGAATATATTGAAGCTAGCGCTACGG GAGTCGCTAACGCAGATGCAGCAGAACTAGAAGCGATCGGTAAAGTGTTCGCCAAAGATAAAATCATTCAAGTTGGAAGCGTCAAATCTAATATGGGACATAGTGAACCGGCTTCGGGAGCGTGCTCGTTGACAAAG GTCTGTCTCGCCTACCAGTCTGGTCAAATTCCTGCAAACTTGCACTACAAAGACCCTCAGGATAAAATTCCTTCGGTTCGTGAAGGAAGGCTACAAGTGGTCACTGAGAACATGCCATTTGGAAGAGGCTTTACTGCACTGAACTCTTTATCTTACAGTGGAACCAATATTCATGTCCTTATGAAAGGACATTATAAACCTAAG GACCTGGAACGTTATCGTAGCAGTATACCTCATATAATCCTAACATCTGGGAGACAAGATGATTGTGTGAAGACCATGATTGACCAGCTAACCAAGCTGCCAGTAGACCCTGAACAGATTGGCCTGTTACATGATATTCACGAGAAGGCTGTAGCTGGTCATACTTGCAGAGGATATACTATACTTG aaacaaatgacaaaaatgaaaCAGTATGTATTGCAAAAGAAGTGGAGTACGTAGACGGGACAGTACAACCTGTATGGTTTGTATACAGCGGCATGGGTTCACAATGGGCCACCATGGGAGCAGAGTTGATGCGTATTCCAATATTTGCAGCGGCTATTGAAAA ATGTCGCCGAGCACTAGAGCCCAAAGGCATAGACATCGTGGATATTCTAACCAATCCAGACAAGTCTATCTACGACAATATTCTACATTCGTTTGTCGGTATCGCTGCCGTACAAATTGGTCTGACTGACATACTCCGCGAACTGGGAATTGTTCCGGATAATATTATTG GGCACAGTGTTGGTGAACTAGGTTGCGCGTACGCTGATGGTTGCTTCACAGCTGAGGAGATGATACTGTCAGCTTACAGTCGCGGTCTTGTCTCTCTGCAGACTGCATTCATCAGAGGGTCTATGGCTGCCGTTGGATTGGGATACAAAGCT gtaaaagCACTGTGCCCACCAGAAATTGAAGTAGCTTGTCACAACAGCTCTGACTCCTCAACGATATCAGGTCCAGCTGAAATAATGAAGACTTTTGTAGCTGACCTCACATCACGTGGTATCTTTGCTAAAGAAGTACCCTGCTCCAATATCGCTTACCATTCAAGATATATTAAAGATGCTG GACCTGGTCTTCTGAAGTATTTGCGTGAGGTAATTAAAAACCCAAAGAAACGCAGCAGCAAATGGGTTTCCACATCTGTACCACAGAACCAATGGAACGAGCCAGCAGCTCAATATTCTTCGGCTGAATACCACACCaataatttattg AATTCAGTGCTTTTCGAAGAGGCATCGAAGCTTATATCAGAAAATGCTATAATGATTGAAATAGCTCCGCACGGTCTTCTGCAAGCCATTCTGAAGCGTTCTTTGGACAAATGTAATCATGTACCACTAACCAGACGCGGTAACCCCAATCCTGTGAAGTTTTTGTTGGAAGCTGTTggaaa attATACTTTTTGGGCCTCACACCAAAAGTCAAGTCACTCTATCCAAGAGTAGAATATCCTGTAGCCACAGAAACTCCACTACTATCCCATTTAGTGAAGTGGGAACACAGCGAAaaatg GCCCCTAGCGAGATATAATGCAAAGAATAGGATTACTGCAGCTAGCAGAGACTTTGTCTTATCTATCTATGATGACGACTAcaaattctttaaatattacaaaagggATG gTGCCTATGTGTTCCCCGAAGCAGCATTGTTGACGGTTGTTTGGGAAACTTTTGCAATGTACAAAGGCGTCGACTACAGAACCATGTCGATTGAATTCACAGACGTGCATTTCAATGAGGAAGTTGAAATAAAGGCCGACGAACCTCTCAAGCTCGGTGTTATGATTTATAaaggaaaacaatattttgaa ATAACCCATAACCTATCAACAGTAGCTACAGGCTACATAAATGAACTGGATCTTAAAAACGTGAAAGCACGCGAACTAGAAAAAATAACAGATGACAAGAGCCCTCTTCTTAATACTGAAGATATATACCAAACCCTTTGCATGAGAGGATATTTATATGA ggatATGTTCCAAACAATCCATTCGATAGCATCGAATTTATCAACAGCAAATATCAAATACACAGAAGAATGGATTCTACTTATCGACTCCCTTATACAATTCAATGTGCTACAAAGAGACCACAATggaatatcaaaattaaatcgTATTAACAAACTCACTATCAACCTTGATAATCATTGGAAAGCCAATAATAAGAATGTACATAGTGATAAATATTTAGTAGCCGAGTACTATGATGTATACAAAAGAACAAG ATGTGGTGGAATAGAAATTGAAGGTGCTGCTTATGTTGATAAACCAGTCGTCGACACTGATCCTGACATCATTCAAACTAAATGTTTTGTACCTCATATTCTCCAAGGCAAAATTGAC CTCAAATCAGCTCTTCACGTGAACATGCAAATTGTGGCTGAAAATACTGTACAAAATGAAATAAGAATGTCTCAACTGTTTTCAATGGATTATCCAGAAATATCTGATGTTCTCAAGGAAGTAACAGATGAAATTCCTGATAAAGAATTTATCCTTACTGGatcaaataaagataaagaagAGGCTCCTGCTGTTTTTGTAGTCGACAATTTGTTAGAAGACGATCAT aaaatggAAACAATGTCAAGACTAGTACCGAAATCCGCGTTCATTTTGTCAGTTGAAAATGCATCTGCCAGGATCTatccaaaatataaattatttaacgttATAGCAACAATGAGTACCAAAACTTATACATTAGTTTTAGTAAACACAGTCAACACCGGTGATAGTGAGAATATTACCTATATACCAATAAGCACTGATGACAAGTTTACTTGGGTTTCAAGAGTTCGTTCAGACATAGAAAAGACAAGAAAAGTCGTCTTAGTATCAGACAGGCAACCTTATTCAGGTACCTTAAGTATGGTCAAGAATCTTCGAGAAGATTATGGCGATAAAATAGGATTGATATTAGTCGACGATGATGATGTGACCAACTCTAACACAGACTCTGACATTTTCAAACATCAAATGCAAAAGAATTTAGCCATTAATGTTCTGAAGAAG GGACTATGGGGAGGCTACTACAGCATACCGGCTTCTAAAAATGCCAATTTAAGCAACATTTCTTTAGTCAGTACAGTGCCTGGAGATCTTGATTCTTTGAAATGGGTTGAAGTACCTGAAAAAGTTGTGAGCAATACAACAGTTCAT GTGTCGTATGTCGGAATTTCAAATGAAGATGCAGAAAACGCAATTGGAACTTCTCTAGATGTTACCAAAGGCTTTGGAAAAGAGTTTAGCGGCATCAATATTAA TGGTGAAAGAGTCATGGGAGTAGTTCCCGAAGGAGCAATGGGTAGTGTAGTTCAGGCTGATCCATCACTGTTGTGGCCAGTTCCTGAGCATTGGACCTTAGAAGACGCCGCTACTGTGCCACTGGCTTATCTTAACGCTTATTACTGTACG AACTTAATCCTTAATGTGAAAAGCACGGTGAGAGAAGTATCAGTGTTTATAAATAGAGCAACAGAACCTTTTGGTCAGGCGATGATATCTTTAATTCTGCATTTGGGATACCCAATATACGCTAGTGTTGAAAATGCAAAGAAAAAAGAGATGTTACTCAAAATGTTCCCACAACTTATTG AGAAAAACATTAATTGTGACCCAACGGATTCTCACGGTACGGTCATCAGGAATTCGAAGTCGCAATGCAGTATTGTTATCAATTGTGCCAGTGGAGAGGTGCGAGAT TCGGCCATGAAATGTGTGGCGATAGAAGGATACGTATTTGACCTTAGTGAAGACgatatgaaaaataatgttgacTTCGGTTTGTCCTACTTGTTGGATGCAAGGCATTATAAATCCCTTCGGCCAGCGAGTTTATTCAAACCTGAATATGCTGACGAAAAGAAG AAACTCCAATATCAGATTGCTGAAGGTATCACAAAAGGTATTGTAAGACCTTTGCATCGAGTGGTGTATTCTCCAAAAGACGTGTCCAGGGCTTTTAGACTCCAATCACTGAAGCTGTTCAGTGGCAACGTGTTGATAAATATGACAGATGTCCAAGTTTCTGATGAAGTGCTAAACGTCACTCCCag GTTCAAGTATTCTGCCGAAGGGACGTACATAGTTGTATGTGGCGATACTAAGTTTGGTATCGAAGTGGCTGACCGACTAGTGAAACGTGGTGTTAGAAAACTATTGTTACACGTAAATCCTAATTCTTTGACTGGGTATTTGCATATTAAATTGAC GTCCTGGAAAAACCTCAATGTATCAGTGAAAATTTCGTCTGAAAATTTAACATCTGACAAGGAATGTATCAATTTAATCAAAAGAGGAACAAAAATGGCTCCTGTGTTCGGCATTTTTGTTGTTCAAAATTATAGTACGGAGACCAAAGAACTAACATTGGAACCAGAAAATATGTTACAGAAATTTAATAACGACGTTCAAGTTGTTGCCAGCTTAGACGTGTCTTCTAGGAAGCTTTGTAATAATTTGAA GCATTTCGTAGTCCTGAACAATTCTTCTACTAGTGCAAGCGATGCATATGCAGTAGAAGCGATGGAGAAAATATGCGAAGCTCGTAATGACGCGCGCTTACCCGCTCTCGCGTTCCGCAGTCACGCAGTCACTGAG TtcgataataatgtaaacaatgaAACGAAAACACGACCACAGAAACTGTCAACAGTTATGAACGGTTTGGAAACTAGTTTGAAACTGAATTACACGAATGTCGTGACATTTGATTtgaagaaacaaaacaattatgaTTTCCTCGAAAAAGTCGCCAAAATTATTG gagtGCAGCATATTGATGATATTGACGAAAACTTGACCTTGGAAAGGCTGAACGTCAATGATATTGGCTTACAAGAAATAAAGCAACTTCTACATAAAGTTTATGATATGATTATATCTACTGAGAAACTATCACAACTCGATATTGCCAG ctTGAAAAACTTTACTATTGTGAAGAGACATAATACAAAGTTCGATGCTGGTCTCGGAGCATTTTACACATATACTGATGAAGACGAGTGCAAGGCTACGGAACCCATGGTGTTAATGCCGACTAAACTAAGCAATGGTTCTGAG GAAGAACAAGAACTGGATCCAAACGAAACGTACCTGATTTTGGTGCCAGGGTTTGAAGGTCACCACCAAATCTTTTCTCGAGTTTCTGAAAGATTGAAAGTGCAAGCTATGGCATTCCAGCTTGGTCCTGACATGGCTGATGACAATATTCAGAAAATGGCTGGCAATATTCTAAAG TTCATGAAGAAGAGGTTCAAGCTGAAATCTAACTTCTACCTACTCGGATACTCTTTCGGCGTTAATGTTGCTCTAGAGTTAGCTGCACTACTTGAGAAAGAAG GTCGCGTGGGAACCGTGTATTGCTTGGACAGCAGCCCAGATGCATTAAGAGAACAACTCGACGCTTACATCGGCCATTCAACTGATACTGAGCTGCAGAATAGCATTGCGGAACACATGTACCGGCTGATGACTGGAACAGACAGCGAAGAACTGAAGAAGGATTTAGAGGAAACCGAGACTTGGGCAGAGAAGATTAAGGCATGTGTTAGGAGACTGAGAGGGCTGGCTAGCTATTCGAACCAGTACAAGACGTCCATTCTTCAAGCAGCGTATAGAAGGATCATTGAAGCAAGACAGGATGAACCAAACTTGAAGCTGCAGTCAGAATTAATTCTGATAAAAGGAATACCACATCCAAAGGCTAAGCCACTCCCAGAAGACTACAACCTATCGAAATATACCACGAAGCCAGTGAAAGTGTTCCAAATAGAATCTGATCATGCATCAGCGCCCTACGATTGCAGAGTATCCAATATTGTGAATAAGTTCTTAGCTCCTGACCTACTTTCCGAGTTCGAGAAAGAAGTTCTTTGTGATACGTACCTGGTGGAATCATTTAAAATgatgtag